A segment of the Atribacterota bacterium genome:
TTTAAGCCTGACCGTTCTCTGTCCAGAGCTCTGCAGCTAATTGATTGTCTCTTGCTGGAATTAACAACCAATAATGATAGAATTGAACTGGCTACCTCTCCGCAAGATATAGCAGCCATTGTATCGGCTAATAAGATTGTCGCCCTACTGGCTATTGAAGGTGGGGAGGCATTAGAAGGCAAATTGTATAACCTCAGGAATTTTTACCGCCTGGGAGTCAGAATAATAACTCTGACCTGGAATCAACGTAATGCTATTGCCGACGGCAGTGATTACCCGGATTCAAAAAGAGGGCTAACTTCTTTTGGTAAAAAAGTGGTAAAAGAGATGAATCGCCTGGGAATGATAATTGATGTTTCTCACCTTTCTGAATCCGGTTTTTGGGGTGTACTGAGAGCAACTTGTCAGCCAGTCATAGCTTCCCACTCCAATTGTTACCAGCTCCTTCCTCACCGGCGTAATCTAAAGGATAAACAAATTAAGGCCATAGCCGAAAATGGTGGACTGATCTGTGTAACCTATGTGCCTAATTTTCTAATTAAGGAAAAACGAAAGGCAACCATAGATGATATTACCACTCATATCGACTATCTGGTGAATCTGGTCGGTGTTGATTTTATCGGTCTGGGTTCTGATTTTGATGGATGTCGGTCTTTACCTGAGGGATTGGATGGAGCAGATAAAGTCTTCAGGATTGGAGAGAAATTAGCTCAAAAAGGTTATTCCCCAAGTGATATTAACAAAATTATGGGGAAAAATTTTCTGCAATTATTTAAACAGGTTACCGGAAGTGGTGTAAGCAATTAGTAATTAGTGATGAGTGATTTGTGGCGAAAAATGTTTATGATATAAATTTTCTGCCATATTGTATAATTATTATATTCTCTTATAATAAAGTTATGGACGAGAGTCAAAAAGAAAAAAAGAAAAGGACTGAAAAGTTATGAACATCTCAACCCGAAATATTTCTCTGGTCAGTATATTAGTCGCTATGAGTATAATACTTTCCCGCATAGCCAGTATCAGAATTGCTGTAGGTGGAGTGGAAGGAATAAGAATTGGTTTTGGTAAATTACCCATTATTCTGGGAAGCTTTATAATGGGCCCCTTCTACGGTGGTTTGATTGGTGCCATCTCAGATTTTCTGGGTTATCTTATTCAACCGATAGGTCCCTATATACCACACTTTACAGTTATATCGGCTTTGTGTGGGATTCTTCCTGTTGTTTTATTCCGT
Coding sequences within it:
- a CDS encoding dipeptidase; the protein is MRDDIVCDAHCDTVIDLLKKKKKMGELSSRGHIDIPRLQRGKVDVQVFAIYIEKQFKPDRSLSRALQLIDCLLLELTTNNDRIELATSPQDIAAIVSANKIVALLAIEGGEALEGKLYNLRNFYRLGVRIITLTWNQRNAIADGSDYPDSKRGLTSFGKKVVKEMNRLGMIIDVSHLSESGFWGVLRATCQPVIASHSNCYQLLPHRRNLKDKQIKAIAENGGLICVTYVPNFLIKEKRKATIDDITTHIDYLVNLVGVDFIGLGSDFDGCRSLPEGLDGADKVFRIGEKLAQKGYSPSDINKIMGKNFLQLFKQVTGSGVSN
- a CDS encoding folate family ECF transporter S component, translated to MNISTRNISLVSILVAMSIILSRIASIRIAVGGVEGIRIGFGKLPIILGSFIMGPFYGGLIGAISDFLGYLIQPIGPYIPHFTVISALCGILPVVLFRMLRGNEEHIINILIPVGITVSITELFLISYSLHIIFAIPWQILMIPRLISVPITIIIYSYLIHAFIRRKVVQVAHH